In Hyalangium minutum, the following proteins share a genomic window:
- a CDS encoding sigma-54-dependent Fis family transcriptional regulator: protein MAEGLQLDLRELLSFEPEGGLIHFAGQRALLMDAVVLGLLRKELIGTVGMTAARGILTRLGFAHGWRTAEAMKTAFPWPNEASWRRAGGRLHTLQGQVLFEPVERRPEDGPEPFAEALWRESYEAEQHLLHVGRADQPVCWSLTGFASGYMSYCHGKAIYCLETKCVGKGDAVCQILGKPGEEWGPECVEALRFYETQCMEGTLGQVTEALKQAEQKLRVKRRTLARVTGDTEDPSGMVSRTEEMKRVLGLARRAAKVDSTVLITGESGVGKERIARLIHDESGRAPKAFVAVNCAAVTESLLESELFGHTKGAFTGATHDRPGLFEAASGGTLFLDEVGEVPPAMQAKLLRALQEKEVRRVGENQSRKVDVRVVAATNRHLLEEVNAGRFRQDLYYRLRVIELRIPPLRERRDDILPLARLLLAEATERLGRRVSSFSPQATDQLLRYPWPGNVRELGNAIERAVALCEGARVEQEDLPEEVRAAPPTFLPGATPRTLEDMEREYILAVLARNDGNRSRTAEQLDIGLATLYRKLKQYGHPEAPN from the coding sequence ATGGCCGAGGGACTGCAGCTGGACTTACGGGAGTTGCTGAGCTTCGAGCCGGAGGGTGGGCTCATCCACTTTGCCGGGCAGCGAGCGCTGCTGATGGACGCGGTGGTGTTGGGGCTGCTGCGCAAGGAGCTGATTGGGACGGTGGGGATGACGGCGGCGCGGGGGATTCTCACGCGGCTGGGCTTCGCTCACGGGTGGCGCACGGCGGAGGCGATGAAGACGGCGTTCCCGTGGCCGAACGAGGCGTCATGGAGGCGGGCGGGCGGCCGGCTGCACACCCTGCAAGGGCAGGTGCTCTTCGAGCCGGTGGAGCGCAGGCCGGAGGACGGGCCGGAACCGTTCGCGGAAGCGCTGTGGCGCGAGTCGTACGAGGCCGAGCAGCACCTGCTGCACGTGGGGCGAGCGGATCAGCCGGTGTGCTGGAGCCTGACGGGATTTGCCAGCGGGTACATGAGCTACTGCCACGGCAAGGCCATCTACTGCCTGGAGACGAAGTGCGTGGGGAAGGGAGACGCGGTGTGCCAGATCCTCGGCAAGCCGGGCGAGGAGTGGGGGCCGGAGTGCGTGGAGGCGCTGCGCTTCTACGAGACGCAGTGCATGGAGGGCACGCTGGGGCAGGTGACGGAGGCGCTCAAGCAGGCGGAGCAGAAGCTGCGGGTGAAGCGGCGGACGCTGGCGCGGGTGACAGGGGATACGGAGGACCCGTCGGGGATGGTGTCTCGGACGGAGGAGATGAAGCGGGTGCTGGGGCTGGCGCGGCGGGCGGCGAAGGTGGACTCGACGGTGCTGATTACCGGCGAGAGCGGCGTGGGCAAGGAGCGGATTGCGCGGCTCATCCATGATGAGTCGGGCCGGGCGCCCAAGGCCTTCGTGGCGGTGAACTGCGCGGCGGTGACGGAGAGCCTGCTGGAGAGCGAGCTGTTCGGACACACGAAGGGCGCGTTCACGGGGGCGACGCACGATCGGCCGGGCCTGTTCGAGGCGGCGAGCGGCGGCACGTTGTTCCTGGACGAGGTGGGCGAGGTGCCTCCGGCGATGCAGGCCAAGCTGCTGCGGGCGCTGCAGGAGAAGGAGGTGCGGCGGGTGGGCGAGAACCAGAGCCGCAAGGTGGACGTGCGGGTGGTGGCGGCGACGAACCGGCACCTGCTGGAGGAGGTGAACGCGGGACGGTTCCGGCAGGATCTGTACTACCGGCTGCGGGTCATCGAGCTGCGCATCCCTCCGCTGCGCGAGCGGCGCGATGACATCCTCCCGCTGGCGCGGCTGCTGCTGGCGGAGGCGACAGAGCGGCTGGGGCGGCGGGTGTCCTCATTCTCGCCGCAGGCGACGGACCAGCTGTTGCGCTACCCCTGGCCAGGAAACGTGCGCGAGCTGGGGAACGCCATCGAGCGCGCGGTGGCGCTGTGCGAAGGCGCACGGGTGGAGCAGGAAGACTTGCCCGAGGAGGTGCGCGCGGCGCCGCCCACGTTCTTGCCAGGGGCCACACCCCGGACGTTGGAGGACATGGAGCGCGAGTACATCCTCGCGGTGTTGGCGCGGAACGACGGCAACCGCTCGCGCACGGCGGAGCAGTTGGACATCGGTCTCGCGACGCTCTACCGCAAGCTCAAGCAGTACGGGCACCCAGAGGCACCGAACTGA
- a CDS encoding rhomboid family intramembrane serine protease, with amino-acid sequence MRPMRGSRFGGGFGGGFPGLESMSAKLAVGLVAGSVLFLLTKSTGGGLLLLTPGTLGSYLWQPFSYAFIEMSPLGIIFGAIIIWSIGGWLEGVWGARRMLLVTLGCTVLAGLATSLIIPLILSGTPLYAGGTVMASILWVAYGLTIGRGQTNFWGIPLSGNAFAGIGAGFVLLGILTAGNLFLGFLGQLPDVLGLLFVFIYMKGANPRRLWLHFQHWRLQRQLRGRARNLRVVSHDRPSDDRYLN; translated from the coding sequence ATGCGACCGATGCGCGGCAGCAGGTTTGGCGGAGGGTTCGGGGGAGGCTTCCCGGGCCTGGAGTCCATGTCGGCCAAGCTGGCGGTGGGCTTGGTGGCGGGCTCGGTGCTGTTCCTGCTGACCAAGAGCACCGGCGGTGGGCTGCTGCTGCTCACCCCAGGGACGCTGGGCAGCTACCTCTGGCAGCCGTTCTCGTACGCGTTCATCGAGATGAGCCCGCTGGGCATCATCTTCGGGGCCATCATCATCTGGAGCATTGGCGGCTGGCTCGAGGGGGTATGGGGCGCGCGGCGAATGCTGCTGGTGACGCTGGGCTGCACGGTGCTGGCGGGCCTCGCCACGTCGCTGATCATTCCGCTGATTCTGAGTGGAACGCCGCTGTACGCGGGCGGGACGGTCATGGCGTCCATCCTCTGGGTGGCGTACGGGCTGACGATTGGGCGGGGGCAGACGAACTTCTGGGGGATTCCGCTGTCGGGCAACGCGTTCGCGGGGATTGGCGCGGGGTTCGTGTTGCTGGGGATCCTGACGGCGGGGAACCTCTTCCTCGGATTTCTGGGCCAGCTCCCGGATGTGCTGGGGTTGCTGTTCGTGTTCATCTACATGAAGGGAGCGAACCCGCGGCGGCTGTGGCTGCACTTCCAGCACTGGCGGCTGCAGCGCCAGCTGAGGGGCCGGGCGCGCAACCTGCGCGTTGTCTCCCATGACCGGCCGAGCGACGACCGGTACCTCAACTGA